In Deferrivibrio essentukiensis, the genomic stretch CAATTGGCTTAACTGCTTTAGGATCGGCTGCATGCGCGGAAGAAGGTCCGTGACATTCTTCACACTGAATACCGTCAAATGACCATGTACCTATCATACCGGGTCTTCCATCTTGATGACCTTCAGGAGAGTAATTGGTCATATGGCAAGGACCACATTTGTAAGGGGTAATTTGACCTGCATGATAATTGACCCAAGAACCGTCAGCCAAGTTATACTGAGTAGGCATTTTATTCCCTTCTTTATCGGTAGTAATAATGTAACCGTCAAGTCCGATATATCTTGCCTTTTTAGTTTTTCCACCGATTACATAAGAGATATCGTCCCATGTGTAACCTTTTGGCACAGGCAAGCCTGCTTTTTTAGCAAGTTCTGCTTTTCTAAGCTTGTAAGGGTGTCCTGATTCTACAAATAAGTTGTAAATATCCGCGTGGCAGCTTTTACAAGCTTCTGAACCAACGTAACCATTTTCTTTGCTTTTTTCCGCAGCAAATACTGATGCAGAAATAACAAAAGCAAACACTACGCAAAGCATCAAAACTTTTTTCATATAAACCTCCGTCTAATTAATTAAAAAAGTTTCCCGTAACCTACATTAGTATTGTATGGATATTAATTCCAGATAAAAGAAAATCACAATTAGTGCTGTGATGTGAAATATATTTCACAATAATAGTTAAATAAGTTTGTTAATGCACTGAAGGGCGTTAATACCGTAGTCGGTAATTTTGTAACTATGCTCCGTATGTTTTACGAGTCCACTCTTAATAAGGTTTTTGATATGAAAATTTAGCTTTGTGTGGTCTTCCAAGTTAAGCTCTCTGACTATATCCATAAAACGCATTTCTTCACTTTTCATCAGCATAACAAGAATATCTCTACGAATTTTATTTGAGAGACAGGAAAGAATATCGTCTATTTGGTTTTTTTCACAACACTTAATCATAAATCTAAGCTCTTCCAATGATTTATTAATTTTTATTATCAAATCGTCCTTTTTAAAAGGTTTTGAAATAAAGTCATTAGCACCCTTTTTTATCGCCTCTACTGCAAGCTCAACAGTCGAGAATGCCGTTATTAATATGATGCGTATAAATTTATTGGTTTCCCTTACCTTTTTAAGAAAAGATATACCATCAATTTCTGGCATCAAATAGTCAAG encodes the following:
- a CDS encoding cytochrome c3 family protein; translated protein: MKKVLMLCVVFAFVISASVFAAEKSKENGYVGSEACKSCHADIYNLFVESGHPYKLRKAELAKKAGLPVPKGYTWDDISYVIGGKTKKARYIGLDGYIITTDKEGNKMPTQYNLADGSWVNYHAGQITPYKCGPCHMTNYSPEGHQDGRPGMIGTWSFDGIQCEECHGPSSAHAADPKAVKPIVDTSSKACGKCHIRSSADKIPASGGFIKHHEQYNELLAGGHKDLNCVECHDPHAKTAVSIKTDCSSCHSEIAAKYEKTIHGKSKIDCKSCHMPKAAKSALKTDDYAGDVRSHIFKINTSADYYMFTEDGKLAKNELSLEYTCKLSGCHASMSKKDASKYAKKIH
- a CDS encoding response regulator, giving the protein MKIRKSILIFDDDREVLENLKELLENNTFEVYTASTQTQAFEVIELENPNVLLLDYLMPEIDGISFLKKVRETNKFIRIILITAFSTVELAVEAIKKGANDFISKPFKKDDLIIKINKSLEELRFMIKCCEKNQIDDILSCLSNKIRRDILVMLMKSEEMRFMDIVRELNLEDHTKLNFHIKNLIKSGLVKHTEHSYKITDYGINALQCINKLI